The Rosa chinensis cultivar Old Blush chromosome 7, RchiOBHm-V2, whole genome shotgun sequence DNA segment TTATGGCTGGAAAATATTTTTGATGTTAGGCCAAGAGTAATTTTCTTCTCTTGCACAAGAGTTCACTTGACAACGAGGCCGACATTATTCCCTAGTTCCTTAAAACCACTTGGCTCAAGCCGAGGCTCAAGGAACTAGGGGGGCTATGTTTGTACCTATTATTGGTAAACCGGCCCGTAAATCAATTGGCCGATAGATGCCGATAGATGAGGAAAATATAGTGCTTTTCTTGTTGATCCTCGATAATGTTTGGACTTGATTTTAGCAACTCCCATGTGTGTTGATTTGAGGTTTGATCAGAGAGGCATTGAGTCATTCGACCGAAATAAAAGTAGTGTTCAGCTATTCGGCCGAGATTAGAAGTTTTCGAGATGTATGGTTGAGATGGATGGCCGATGGAGGTTTGAGTTTTTGGGTCAATTGACccaaaatatgaagaaaaacgGATCTCATAGACATAAAGTTAGATGGCCTGAGTCCACATGAGTAACTATACAATTGGGCTGCGAGGCAGAGTGGAGTAGTTCGGCCGAACCCAAGTAGTAACGTCGGCCGAAGAGTTCATTCTAGAAAGGAATCCTCACAAGGAAGGAGTTCAAATCAATTATGGATTTCGATTGTGAAGATTTCAGATATCAGCCAAGTTAGGATTTTATGAGACGAATCAATCctagaaggaaggagaatcctacttcaattccacgtcttggaggacaagttagctagggttttgacttgtatatatagcacattgtaactcattgtaaaaaggtcctgcaccacacaaacaaatcaatatacaacttttactctcAAACTTTTCTCTTAGGTACTCTACCTTCAATTCAACTTTCATaatttgttttcatttctagttttcTATTTCAATTCAGTACTTTACATTCAAGCATCTTGCTTTCTTGTTCATTTATTTTATATGCACTTTAGTTTTCACATttaggagtagttcgtaacatagaattatcatccattgatctctttcggccagtccgGATTGGGTCGATGTGATTCGCTGTTCACACACACATAATCTCACAACACTTTGACAACTGagtccacttcaccttcgtcttcacCGTGATTTGCGAGTACCTTCACCCGATAGATCTCTCTCTTGTCACCCAaacctttgagtttacccaagaagtgaaTCACGTTCAGGATTGACGCCTAACCaaagtccttgcaacagaggcatTAGAACTCAAcggccgagagggttccttcctcggccgaCAATCATTTGATAAGAAGTCAGATACAAGCACAAATCAGATCTGAACCTCGTTCGGCCattcggccgcgagttggcacgcccgtgcaatttcagaaggacgattcaaccacAGGTCTCTCGGCCCTTAtttcggccgagacgattttgaggcaaacatctTTTGGCAGGCCCAGTGGGACTTAAACACTAAGGCGTCATTTTTGGATGCACCCCAATCCATACTCAAAATATCGGGGAAATACTTGTCTTAAGTGTAACGAAGTCGGCCATACCTCGACCGAGTGTCCGAAGCGAAAGTATACAAGAACAACTTCAGCCATGAGTAGTGGACCAGGGACGTCAGGTAGTGTGACACCATCACGTACCTTAACCCCGGCCACGTCTGCGGTCACGACTGGTCATGGAACTACGGCCGCAACCCAGGCAGTCCTAGGGGTTACCAACACCTCAACCATAGGAATGTCAAGTATGGCCATGATCGTACCAAGCATTCAGACCGAATCTACGTCGGTGACACCATTTGGAATGTCTTCCAGACAAATGGTTCTTTCGCATCAAAACTTATCACAGTCTGGACAAAACCAATGGGGGATTTATCCAAATTTCAACCCTTCGGCTGAGGAGATTGCTCGAATGATGGCCGATGAGTCTAGGAGGACTGTCCATGAGTTAAGGCTCTCAGTAGATGGTTTGGGTCGAGACTTGGCAACAAGCATCAACAATAACACTAGTACCCAAATGGGAAATCTCAATAACACCATACTCCTCATCTACCAACAATTGTTAGCTAACGGGAATAATGGAGCGCACGAAATCGTGGGACATCAGCATAACAGGCAAGCTCAAAGTCAACATGGCTGCTACAAACCAGATGAATATGCAACAGCAGCCAAGGATGCCATATCCGCTTTATGGCATGCCACCCGAAATGGGATTCGGCCAAGGATTCATCCCTCAGCCGAATCAAGTAAACAACAATGTGGCTCAAAACCATCAGCAGAACAATCATCAAGGAGGAGGTCAAGACCGACCAGTTCGGCTCAATGAGTTTCAAAATTTAGTTGAAGATCTTATAGGAGTCTTACCAAGACGGGTAGAAAGACCAAGTTATGCTAAACCATATCCTGCATATATTGATACCATCCCGTACCCAGCAGGATATCGCATTCCCTCATTCACATTGTTCTCTGGAGATGCATATCAATCCACTATAGAACACATTGGCCGATTCAAGGCCCAGTGCGGAGAGGCTAGCTCTGACGACAACAAGCTAAGGCTATTCGTCCACTCCCTCACGGGACCAGCCTTCACTTGGTTCATCAATCTCCCGCCCAACTCAGTCAATAATTGGAGGGAAATGGAACGAGCTTTCCATGACCAATATTATCGAGCACAACAAGAGATTAGGTTGGCTGACCTGGCCAAGACATCGCAGATGAGTCATGAGACTGCACAAGAATACTTAAGCCGCTTCAAACTAGCTAGAGCACGATGCTGAGTAAGATTGCCTGAATCAGAGTTTGTAGATATGGCTGTAGCTGGTTTGAGCTTCAAATTCAGAGAACATTTTGAGGGTGTTACCTCCAATGATCTATTCGAGCTCGAGACAAGAATTGATCGGTATGATGCCATCTCGAGGGAGGCAGCTCAAAAACGGGCAGCATCAAAGGGTACGTATTACAAGAATCAGGCCGTTAATGCGGTCGACAGGTTTGGAGTGGATTTAAACGAGGACTCGGTTGAAGTGGATTCGGCCGAAATGGTGATTAAGCAACCCCGTGTGTGCAAAGCTTTGGAACGGGTTGACCCAAAACAAGCCAAACCACCACCAGCCTAAAGCACAAGCACAACAAAAACTAATGCACGCACTTACACTTTCAATATAGCTAAGGccgatttgatctttgatcAACTCTTGGCCGAGAAGATGATTCAACTTTCTTTCGGCCATATACTCCCCAAGGCCGAAGAAATCAAGGGGAAGATTTTTTGCAAGTATCATAATTCATGGAAGCATGCAACTAACAATTGTGTTATTTTTCGTGATATTATACAGGATCTCATTGACTCAGGAACTCTCAAGTTCCCTGAAAGTAAGCCAGCAATGAAGGTTGACACCAACCCGTTTCCTGAAGCTCAAGTGAACATGGTGTATGTCAGAGTCCCCAAGGATGGGGATGCTCCAAGCAAAATGGTAGATGACGGCAAGGCTACTGGTAAGCTCCAATCATCGGTCCCGCCAACGGCCGAACGACTTACTATTGGGAGTATCAAGCTTGAGCCACCGAAAGTAGCTGTTCTATGCACTCGGTGCCAGGAAGAAGTCATGCTTGAAGGAGTTTTAAAACTCCAGAGGCCAGAACAGGTTGGTAATAGGGGTTTTAACACTGCTAATTTGGCTCAGAAAACCGAGAGTGCACCAACAGGAACCAAAATAGGGAATACACCCGAAAAGGTGCATTCCAGAGTAGAACCTCCGGGCAAAGGAATTATCTCAGCCGAAGTAGGTAAGGCCGAGGTTGACAAACAGAGATTCAGGTCTCAGGTTACTACAAAGTGACCATTGACCCCAGATGCATCGGACAAGTATGGTCCGCACAGTCCAAGGGGAATTTCGAAGGGTGTGTTCCATCGTCTTGATAAACCAGACAAAAGATTTTCAGAAAGGGAGCCAGTTAGGCGGCGCCTAAACTTTGATCGGCCATTTTATGATGAAGAATATTACGGCCGAAATGAGAAAGACAAAAGAAGATGTCATAGAGACGAGGGTTGTAGCCGTGATAGCTATGACCGTGATGGAAACTCCCGGCCACTAAGGACTTTCAAGCCTCCTGTGGTTTCTGACAATCGTTGGTACGGCCGTGTTTCAAGGGACCAGCCGATTGCCCCCATGACGAAAACACAATTGAGAAGACAGCAAAGGCAAGTAGCCAAGGCTAAGAAAGCCCGACTGAGCGAGACAACCAGAACTTCACCTCTGCCACCCATTAAAATGTCTGGATACGAAACGGCACCAAGAAGGTTTAGAACATACGTGAAAAATAGCACTGATCCTCCTGTGGATAAATCAACTCGGGACACTGAAGACATGGAAATTGACTCAAGCAGGAAGGGGGTATTGAAGGCGCACTTTAAAGAGGCCCCTCGCCCAAAACCGTTGGTTGTAGTggataggaatctagatccacCCTTTACGGCAGAAGGACTCATAACTATGCGAAATTATCATCTTTTGCATTCGGCCATTGATTGGTATGGTTTGACTAAGGAGGAAAGCAAGCTTTTAAATGAGGTGCGTAGGGATCGCAACAGATGCGAAGAACTTTGGGCACCTGATGTGAGAAGAGGCGTGAGAGCCAAATATCAAGCTTATTTGGAAGATCAGGAAATAAAGGCTGATTATAATTCTCTTCCCATTTCAAAAGGCGACTTACAGTATTTGAGGGAATACTTTAGTATACACTCGGCCGAAGATTTATTCGGCCTAACGATTGAGGAACAGAGACTTGCATTCATATTTGAGGAATGTATGGAGAAGATGGATAGAGAAAGAGGGGAAATTCATCATGCTCTGAGTTCACCCAAGTCTTCATCAGGTACATAGGCATCGggtgaggaggaagaagaaatttttgagtcaaatggCGATGAAGAGCCTTTCGTCAAACTTTACAAGGACCTGAACCCGCCCTTTTCAGCTAAGGGACTTAGGAGAATGAAGGAGTATCACCGAAAGAATTCTGCTCTTGCATTGTACGGACCAACAAACAAGGAGATGGATATGTTACATATGATCGCTGAATGCCCAAGGTCGGCGACCCTTTTGTTGGACTTGGATTCTAGCCTTGGTTTAAAGGTTGCTTACCAGGCTTTCCAAGAAGGCATAGAGCTTAAAGTTGGTAATGAGGAAATTCCAATATCAAATAGAGACCTGAAGTATTTGAAGAAGTTCCATAAGATCCAATCTGCGATAGAGATGTATGGAATGACTACTCAGGAAAGAGAGCTGATCGATGAAACGTTTTGACCATCATgtccaagaagaagaaaatcatcAGCAAGCCCAAGCAAACCAAGACTTGGCCAAATGGTTAGAAGACACTGACACAAATGATAAACAAAACCAGCATTTAGATGACTTGGATCTTGAAGTCGATGACCAGGGTGACAAGGGCATATTGGAGGATGATGAAGGCCTATTGGATGAGGATATGGGGGATTATGTTGACATAGGGGACTATGAGGAACAAGTTGACTACGATGATGCCGATCAGGTTCCTGACGTCCCAACCTCCAATCCACAGGTTGATACCACCATCAACACTTTGACCGAAACGAGTGTACAAGCTTCGGCCAGGGAGGCCGAGGGAGCTATTATCCCAATATCTCATGACATCGGTGACTTTAGGGTGAATATGATTAGCGTTCGGTCAGCAACTAAGATTGATTTCGACCTGGTGCAGGAAGAGAGAGATTCGGTTGGTGTATATTTTTCTCGGCCGAGCGGATCCATGATCCAAGTCAAAGATCCCATCCTCATTGATGCTTGTATAGGTGGATACCGATTTTTGAGGGTTTTAGTGGATGGCGGATCAGCTGTCTACATCCTTCCTTGCTCTGTTATACGTCAACTCCACCCTGCCAGGTATGGctttgttccaactgatatTTCTGTTTACGACTATACAGGGGAAGAGGCTGAAGTCAGAGGGGCGTGGCCATTGACGGTAACTGTAGGAAAGAAAAGCTCAACAACTTGTTTCTTCGTCATTCCCACTGATAATTCATGCACTGCCATACTGGGTCGTGATTGGATCCACCAGAATACTTGTATCCTGTCTTCAGTACACCAACTTCTTATTTTGTGGAACGGGAATGAAGTCGAGGTCGTACGGTCAGCTCAGACCGCAGATAAAGGAGAAACAGCCATCGATATGGTGTATGTGCTTCCATCCGAGTTTCAAGCTCAGCCGGGACAATTGAATGGGATGGAAGGGGATGTGCGAGAAGAAGTTGAATGCCAAGCTCCAGCACAGGACTTAGCCAAAGCCTACTTTCCAAAGCCAACACCAGCTATGTCTAAGCATATCAAGCCATTGTATATCATGGCTTATTTCGAGGGATATCCGATCTCTAAAGTGTTGGTAGATGGTGGAGCAGCCGTGAATGTTATTCCTATTTCGATTGTCGAAAAATTGAAGAAGACCGACAAAGATATTGTATCATCTGAGATCGCCATCCGAGATTTTTCAGGTGGTAGGAAGCAAACCAAGGGAATTCTACCCTTAGAGGTCACAGTAGGCAACAAGAGCATGATGACCGGTTTCTTTGTCATAGATTCCAAACCTTGTAATAATGCTATCCTTGGGAGAGACTGGATACATCAGAGTATGTGCATCCCGTCGTCCATGCATCAGCTTCTGATTTTTTGGAATGGGGACACCGTGGAAGTAGTGGAAGCTGACTCTCAACCATTGAAAGCTTCGGCCAATGCAATTAATGCCCAATACTATGAAGAGGAAATTGGGTGCTCAGAAATTCAGAGGGAAGATGGTACTAGCCGAATTACAAGGATAACAATGCGAAGAGCACTGGCCCTAGGCGCCGAAAAAGTCCATGAGGACTCGGAGCGGCCAGCATTGGCAGACCTGTTTGATCCCATAATCCATGGATAGTGGCCTAGAGAATGGGACACTATCGGCCGCAGTTGAATCAACAATGAGGAAATTGTTGGCTCATTGGGCCGAAAACTCACTTCAGAATGATTCGGCCATGAATTTGTTAGAATTTATCTCAGAAGGAGCACCAGAGGATGAGCTGAAGCTAGAAGATATCGGCCCTGCACCGGCCGAGTTGGAGGACAACCTTACCGAAACTCAAGACCCACTAGAAGAACTGAATTTAGGGACCACCGAGGAGCCTCGGATAGTCCGGATCAGCAAGCTCCTGCCACCCAAGTTGAAGGAAGATTTGAAGGCTTTGCTGACTGAGTTTCAAGATTGTTTTGCCTGGAGTTACCATGAAATGCCAGGTTTAGATAGAAGTATAGTAGAACATAGGTTGCCTATACAGTCCAATTGTAAGCCTTACAAGCAACCTCCTCGGCGATGTGCCGCCGAGGTTTTGCctgaaattaaagaagaaatggAACGTTTATTAAAGGCCGGTTTTATTCGAACGGCCAGGTATGTTGAATGGTTATCTAATATTGTGCTAGTAAGGAAAAAGAATGGCAAAATGTGCATATGTGTTGATTTTAGAAATCTAAACTTGGCCACACCCAAGGATGAGTACCCAATGCCCCTGGCCGACTTGCTCGTGGATGGTGCGGCCAAACATgaaattctttctttcatggACGGGCATGCTGGCTACAACCAAATTTTTATAGCTGAGGAGGATGTTCACAAAACGGCGTTCAGATGCCCAGGCGCAATAGGAACATTTGAGTGGCTCGTTATGCCAGTTGGACTCAAAAACGCCGGAGCAACCTATCAAAGGGCCATGAATATGATTTTTCATGACCTTATTGGCCACACAGTCGaagtttacattgatgatattATGGTAAAGTCGGCCAAGAAACAAAATCATTTGGCCGACCTTCGACAGACATTCGTACGGATGCGAGCTCACAAACTAAAAATGAATCCAGACAAATGCCTTTTTGGAGTATCAACCGGTATGTTCCTTGGTTTTATAGTTCATAAAAAAGGAATTGAAATCGACAAAAACAAAGCCAAGGCAATTATGGATGCACCTGCTCTGAGCTCGAAGAATGAACTCCAATCATTCCTGGGGAAAGTAAATTTTCTaagacgtttcatctctaactcggCCGGCAAAATTCAGCCATTTTCTTCACTTTTGAGAATCAAGGCCGAAGATGAGTTTGTTTGGAAAACAGAGCACCAAGGGGCATTCGACCTACTTAAGCAATACTTATCAAACCCACCCGTCTTGGTACCCCCAGTGCGTGGAAGGCCTTTGAAGTTATACATATCAGCATCAGATAACTCAATAGGAAGCCTACTAGCGCAAGATAACGACAATGGCAAGGAATGTGCTGTTCATTACTTGAGCCGAATCCTCACCGATGTGGAAACTCGGTACACGCCTATTGAGAGGCTTTGTCTTGCATTGTTCTTTTCCGCAATCAGGCTTCGGCACTACATGTTACCCTCGGTCGTTCAAGTCATATCCAAAACTGATTT contains these protein-coding regions:
- the LOC112178051 gene encoding uncharacterized protein LOC112178051 encodes the protein MERTKSWDISITGKLKVNMAATNQMNMQQQPRMPYPLYGMPPEMGFGQGFIPQPNQVNNNVAQNHQQNNHQGGGQDRPVRLNEFQNLVEDLIGVLPRRVERPSYAKPYPAYIDTIPYPAGYRIPSFTLFSGDAYQSTIEHIGRFKAQCGEASSDDNKLRLFVHSLTGPAFTWFINLPPNSVNNWREMERAFHDQYYRAQQEIRLADLAKTSQMSHETAQEYLSRFKLARARC